The nucleotide sequence TATGTTCGCCGAAACTCTCTTTGTTTAGTTCTGCGTATTTTTTAAATTTAGAAAGATCTTTGATAGCAAAACCGAACTCTCCTGCTTCTTCGCATATTTTTTTTAAGTAACTGTTTTCGCCTTTTTGATAGAGTTTAGATATATATGAGTTTTCGCTCTTGTTTAATTTTCTATCAAGAGCTATATGGTAAAGATGATCTAAAATATCGTATTTATGCGTTATTTGGTTGTTATTTAAATTTGCTTTGTTAGCTGAAATTTCATTAAAAAAACAAGATTTTGCTCCAGTATGACAAGCGTTGTCGCCTATTTGCTCGACTTTAATAAGAAGTGCGTCATTATCGCAATCAAGAGCCATAAATTTAATAATCTGGAAATTTCCACTCTCTT is from Campylobacter fetus subsp. testudinum 03-427 and encodes:
- the hisIE gene encoding phosphoribosyl-AMP cyclohydrolase / phosphoribosyl-ATP pyrophosphatase (bifunctional~Pfam matches to PF01502.14 PRA-CH, and to PF01503.13 PRA-PH), with protein sequence MCVNWDKVAGLLPVTVQEYSSNEVLMMAYMNEAAFNLSIETGFTHYFSRTKNRIWKKGEESGNFQIIKFMALDCDNDALLIKVEQIGDNACHTGAKSCFFNEISANKANLNNNQITHKYDILDHLYHIALDRKLNKSENSYISKLYQKGENSYLKKICEEAGEFGFAIKDLSKFKKYAELNKESFGEHIDGKPDYDAVYEAADMLFHLIVALADFDIHPARVLDELKRREGISGIEEKNARSR